A region from the uncultured Macellibacteroides sp. genome encodes:
- a CDS encoding MFS transporter, which translates to MMDFSKVKCKLSFMMFVQFFIWGSWYVTMGTYLGQTLNFSGVQIGLAYGTVAIASMISPFIVGMIADRFFSANHVMAFLNIIGAGLLVWLSTIDNFSLFFPVLIIYSICYMPTTALCNSISFSNLKDPGKEFSRIRLLGSLGWIGACVMVSALNIEHLSSPFLIAAFSSVVGAGIALWLPRNTPVKNAEKKTILQTLGFDAFKLTKQRSFTILLIFSALTCMPLAFYDSFTNLFMNSTNIDNAAAAMSLGQVAEICFLFTFPFFFKKLKYKGCIGTAIFIWIILYGLLALSAATGIKALVYIALPLHGFCFTFFFVAGQLYVDEKSPEYLRNSAQGLITFATYGAGKYFGTLIAGSVVDRYTVDGTYSWDMIWSFPCIFACLIFVGFMLLFKEQNAKVANNVEESELILNLRRE; encoded by the coding sequence ATGATGGATTTTTCTAAAGTAAAGTGCAAACTATCTTTTATGATGTTTGTTCAATTTTTTATCTGGGGGAGCTGGTATGTTACCATGGGTACGTACCTGGGACAAACATTAAATTTTAGTGGTGTACAAATTGGTTTGGCTTACGGAACCGTTGCCATAGCATCTATGATTTCTCCTTTTATTGTTGGAATGATTGCCGACCGTTTTTTTTCAGCTAATCATGTAATGGCTTTTTTGAATATCATTGGTGCCGGATTACTTGTATGGCTTTCCACAATCGATAATTTTTCGCTTTTCTTTCCTGTGTTGATTATATATTCTATTTGTTATATGCCTACTACGGCTTTATGTAATTCGATTTCGTTTTCGAATTTAAAAGATCCCGGAAAAGAATTTTCCCGAATTCGACTGTTAGGCTCATTGGGATGGATAGGTGCTTGTGTGATGGTAAGTGCCCTGAACATAGAACACCTATCATCTCCATTTCTAATCGCTGCATTTTCGTCAGTTGTAGGAGCAGGTATTGCTTTGTGGCTACCTCGCAATACGCCTGTAAAGAATGCAGAAAAGAAAACCATTTTGCAAACGCTGGGATTCGATGCTTTTAAATTAACTAAGCAACGTTCGTTTACTATCTTGCTTATATTTTCGGCCTTAACCTGTATGCCTTTGGCTTTTTACGATTCATTTACCAATCTGTTTATGAATAGTACCAATATAGACAATGCAGCGGCTGCAATGAGTTTAGGACAGGTTGCCGAAATTTGTTTTCTCTTTACTTTTCCCTTTTTCTTTAAAAAATTAAAATACAAAGGATGTATTGGCACAGCCATCTTCATTTGGATAATACTATACGGGCTTTTAGCTCTTTCTGCAGCAACTGGAATCAAAGCACTTGTCTATATTGCATTGCCTTTGCATGGATTCTGTTTTACTTTCTTTTTTGTTGCGGGCCAGCTGTATGTAGACGAAAAGTCTCCGGAATATCTGCGCAACTCAGCCCAGGGACTTATAACTTTTGCTACTTACGGTGCAGGTAAGTATTTTGGAACCTTGATAGCCGGAAGTGTTGTAGATCGTTATACAGTTGACGGAACCTATTCCTGGGATATGATCTGGAGTTTTCCATGTATTTTCGCATGCCTGATTTTTGTGGGATTTATGCTGCTGTTTAAAGAACAGAATGCGAAAGTGGCTAATAATGTTGAAGAGAGTGAGTTAATTTTGAATTTACGAAGAGAGTGA
- the upp gene encoding uracil phosphoribosyltransferase: MKIVNLGESNTVLNRFVAELRDVNIQHDSLRFRRNIERIGEIMAYEISKDFAYSEKNIPTPLGIAPMYTPDNQVVISTILRAGLPFHHGFLSYLDNAENAFVSAYRKYKDRLNFDIHIEYIASPALADKTLIVTDPMLATGSSMELAYQALLTKGKPAHVHVASIICSRPALEYLKKKMPDNTTIWIAALDEGLDDHSYIIPGLGDAGDLAYGAKL, from the coding sequence ATGAAAATAGTGAATCTTGGAGAATCCAACACCGTATTAAATCGGTTTGTTGCCGAGTTGCGGGACGTGAATATCCAGCACGACAGTCTTCGTTTTCGTCGTAATATTGAAAGAATTGGCGAAATCATGGCTTACGAAATCAGTAAAGATTTCGCTTACAGCGAAAAAAACATCCCTACTCCCCTGGGTATTGCACCAATGTACACACCGGACAATCAAGTTGTTATCAGTACAATCCTTAGAGCCGGTCTTCCATTCCACCACGGATTCTTAAGCTATCTGGACAATGCCGAAAATGCCTTTGTTTCTGCTTACCGCAAGTACAAAGACAGACTAAATTTCGATATCCATATCGAATACATTGCTTCGCCCGCGTTAGCAGACAAAACGCTTATCGTAACCGATCCGATGCTCGCTACGGGCAGCTCCATGGAATTGGCTTACCAGGCACTGCTTACAAAAGGGAAACCTGCTCATGTGCATGTGGCATCCATAATCTGCAGCAGACCTGCATTAGAATACCTCAAGAAGAAAATGCCAGATAATACAACAATCTGGATTGCCGCGCTTGACGAAGGGCTCGACGATCACTCTTACATTATTCCAGGATTGGGTGATGCCGGCGATTTAGCCTACGGAGCCAAACTATAA
- a CDS encoding DUF4136 domain-containing protein translates to MIKRTMLSLLLLLFITSVTAQKRNSIVCRPGFTYALSNSIHWGLNKPVITGLIPYSSAESSGLKLNDIIESIDGIQVNDLSSMEISQLLNNETKDEMILTVSNLGTSGKQVLIHKDCKKSQAITEDQLALAFNMYSLESTSERDFICPFKTTTTQSQLSFDSFKTFAFAAIDENNGKLETYINNSIEKELTKKGLVKTSEKPDLLIQTFYFFDKNPNYNEGVMSSSDKEKTFRYSIATGKMLNLPFLPVGAVESKAPYLLQFGFRFVDQKIIPGQVIWECEANELLSDSYRLEDYAAIHIPLMCMQYPFVKYSRNVPFKTEVKNYNYTGISYDINKLERIADVDENSPAAAAGINAGDIIERIGNQKMDYSSEEFSSAYKQFITLTMDYRDPSSIFTDANGFTRCMFWNALEYPKVSDAFKNPANLTAFSYLYYFTPYVNPIGVNACSFFIKRGKEKQEYLIRPTVRSEVSIHVN, encoded by the coding sequence ATGATAAAAAGGACAATGTTATCCTTGCTGTTACTTTTGTTTATCACGTCCGTAACAGCCCAAAAAAGAAACAGTATCGTTTGCCGGCCAGGCTTTACATACGCACTGAGTAACAGTATTCACTGGGGATTAAACAAGCCAGTGATTACAGGGCTTATCCCTTACTCTTCCGCAGAGTCTTCCGGTCTGAAGTTGAATGATATCATCGAAAGTATTGATGGTATTCAGGTAAATGATTTATCATCAATGGAAATAAGTCAGCTGCTAAACAATGAAACCAAAGACGAAATGATTCTTACGGTCAGCAACCTGGGAACCAGTGGAAAACAAGTGCTTATCCATAAAGATTGCAAAAAGAGCCAGGCTATTACCGAAGACCAGCTTGCATTGGCTTTTAATATGTATAGTCTGGAAAGTACGTCCGAAAGAGACTTCATTTGTCCTTTTAAGACAACAACCACTCAAAGCCAGCTATCCTTCGATTCTTTCAAAACTTTTGCTTTCGCTGCAATCGATGAAAACAATGGCAAACTTGAAACATACATCAATAATAGTATTGAAAAAGAGTTGACAAAAAAAGGACTTGTCAAGACATCCGAAAAACCAGACCTGTTGATTCAGACGTTTTACTTCTTCGACAAGAATCCTAATTACAATGAAGGAGTCATGAGTTCTTCTGACAAAGAAAAAACATTTCGCTATAGTATTGCTACAGGCAAGATGCTGAATCTACCATTCCTTCCTGTAGGTGCTGTTGAATCTAAAGCACCCTATTTGCTTCAGTTCGGATTTAGATTTGTTGATCAGAAAATAATTCCCGGACAAGTTATTTGGGAATGCGAAGCCAACGAATTGCTGAGTGACTCTTACCGCCTGGAAGACTATGCCGCCATACATATCCCTCTTATGTGTATGCAATATCCATTCGTAAAATACAGCCGCAATGTTCCGTTCAAGACAGAGGTGAAAAATTACAACTATACCGGAATAAGTTACGACATCAACAAGCTCGAAAGGATTGCAGACGTCGATGAAAACTCACCCGCTGCTGCTGCCGGAATAAATGCAGGCGATATTATCGAACGCATCGGAAACCAGAAAATGGATTATTCGTCCGAAGAGTTCTCATCCGCCTACAAGCAGTTCATTACCCTGACTATGGACTACAGGGATCCGTCCTCCATATTTACCGATGCCAATGGATTTACGCGCTGCATGTTCTGGAATGCGCTGGAATATCCAAAGGTATCAGATGCATTTAAGAATCCAGCCAACCTGACAGCATTTTCATATTTGTATTATTTTACACCTTACGTAAATCCAATAGGTGTAAATGCTTGCTCATTCTTTATAAAAAGAGGAAAAGAGAAACAAGAATACCTGATTCGCCCAACAGTACGATCGGAGGTTTCCATACATGTAAACTAA
- a CDS encoding FHA domain-containing protein, with protein sequence MKKVFCPKCDNLTTFDETKYPAEKPIALVCSQCGSQFNVKLGKKKIQMPSGKEKEVSDQDFSNGYISVIANFFGDKQEFALQLGDNVIGRRNRDTDGVDIAIINTDPSMGRKHCVINVKKNASGKFVYTLRDFPSLTGTFLNNECLGKKEQVVVGHGAVISIGATTFILHYPEGQEEEEMMY encoded by the coding sequence ATGAAAAAAGTATTCTGTCCAAAGTGCGATAATCTTACAACTTTTGATGAAACAAAGTATCCTGCAGAAAAACCCATCGCCTTGGTGTGTTCTCAATGCGGTTCCCAATTTAATGTAAAACTAGGGAAGAAGAAGATTCAAATGCCCTCCGGAAAAGAAAAGGAAGTAAGCGATCAGGACTTTTCGAATGGTTACATTAGTGTAATAGCAAACTTTTTTGGAGACAAACAAGAATTTGCCTTGCAATTGGGAGATAATGTGATTGGAAGAAGAAACAGAGATACAGATGGTGTAGACATTGCCATTATAAATACCGATCCGAGTATGGGTAGAAAGCATTGTGTTATTAATGTAAAAAAGAACGCCAGCGGTAAATTCGTCTACACATTGAGAGATTTTCCCAGCCTTACCGGCACTTTTTTAAATAATGAATGTCTGGGAAAGAAAGAACAAGTTGTAGTTGGTCACGGTGCCGTGATTTCAATAGGAGCAACCACTTTTATTTTGCACTATCCGGAAGGTCAGGAAGAAGAAGAGATGATGTATTAA
- a CDS encoding nucleotide exchange factor GrpE, producing MGKHAKMTTQTSEKSDLLSEQDATNLQEEQVNESAESVGADNVSDKLCELQKKYDELNDSHLRLMAEYDNYRKRTLREKADLIKTGGESALTNLLPVIDDMERALKNVRIAEEMSAVVEGIELIYSKFISYLTQQGVKAIETEMKDFDTEHFEAIATIPAPAQEMKGKVLDCVQTGYVLYDKVIRHAKVVVGE from the coding sequence ATGGGAAAGCATGCAAAGATGACAACTCAGACATCTGAAAAAAGTGACTTACTTTCGGAGCAAGATGCGACAAATCTGCAGGAGGAGCAAGTAAATGAGTCAGCAGAATCGGTTGGTGCGGACAATGTGTCAGACAAATTATGCGAGTTGCAAAAGAAATATGACGAGCTTAACGATTCTCATTTACGCCTGATGGCAGAATATGACAATTATAGAAAACGTACATTAAGAGAAAAGGCTGATTTGATTAAAACCGGGGGAGAATCGGCTTTGACAAACCTGCTTCCTGTGATTGACGACATGGAGAGAGCCCTTAAAAACGTTCGTATTGCCGAAGAGATGTCTGCAGTAGTTGAAGGAATAGAGTTGATTTATTCTAAATTTATCTCTTACCTGACTCAACAGGGTGTAAAGGCTATCGAAACAGAAATGAAAGACTTCGATACAGAACATTTTGAAGCAATAGCTACTATCCCGGCTCCTGCGCAAGAGATGAAAGGAAAAGTGCTGGACTGCGTTCAGACAGGATACGTCCTGTACGATAAAGTGATTCGTCACGCCAAAGTAGTAGTGGGAGAATAA
- a CDS encoding RagB/SusD family nutrient uptake outer membrane protein, with the protein MKTILKNILLAMTLGTTVSLSSCSSDFMDVTPTDQYSEDVVFSDAALTQSFINTIYGYVRHGAGEHAISAASDEAYFTHNYGMKAVNETAVSESDLQWFDDGNCPFRWYDAYKGIRYANLALSKIDQVPVTSGYDNGQMKGEAYFLRAYIYTQLVRGFGGVPIVTKVYGLNDVEEMKQPRNNVKECVDFILADCEEAIKLLPVTVSDANLGRATKGAAMALKARVLLQIASPLYFDRTVNTLDVNQYNGDQKALYTSARKAALDVINSGTYKLIDCNAGTVEATAEKFHKIILDANNEEKIFTRQFAQKGSTNWLVLQHGPNGYHNWSGVTPTQDLVQNFEMADGTLLSGFDKVGDTKTVNPYLNREPRFYATIGFDGCVWGRIRPADAYPLDPTPLGQLQTGYYEVTGVESEVSIKLPPSDTELKFKGLNGIDTRQGPIEDWNGSWTGYYERKLVDTSVDGQNYSQNVPWTYFRLAEMYLIAAEASVELDELEDAVDYLDALRARIGMPDTKTTLTRRGKAFNKAEMREFVRHERLVELAFEDHRYFDVRRWMIAPEINKRPLTGVLVFGRLKPGMTQAKPYIHNEEKYNYTYIVKSLSFRENRAWDNKMYFAPIKQAEIRRNPSLVQNPGME; encoded by the coding sequence ATGAAAACTATTTTAAAAAATATATTACTTGCGATGACTTTAGGTACGACTGTGTCGTTATCTTCATGTTCTTCGGATTTTATGGATGTTACACCTACCGATCAGTATTCTGAAGATGTGGTGTTTTCTGATGCTGCATTAACGCAGTCTTTCATAAATACGATTTATGGTTATGTACGTCACGGAGCCGGCGAACATGCGATTTCCGCAGCTTCGGATGAGGCCTATTTTACACATAACTACGGTATGAAAGCTGTAAACGAAACAGCAGTTTCCGAAAGTGACCTTCAGTGGTTTGATGATGGAAACTGTCCGTTCCGTTGGTATGATGCTTACAAAGGTATTCGTTATGCCAATCTTGCTCTTTCAAAAATCGACCAGGTTCCTGTAACATCGGGATACGACAATGGTCAGATGAAAGGTGAAGCTTATTTTCTTCGTGCTTATATCTATACACAGCTTGTACGCGGATTTGGTGGTGTGCCAATCGTAACCAAAGTGTACGGATTGAACGATGTGGAAGAAATGAAGCAACCACGTAACAATGTTAAAGAGTGTGTCGATTTTATTCTTGCTGATTGCGAAGAAGCTATCAAATTACTTCCGGTAACAGTTAGCGATGCCAACCTTGGACGCGCTACAAAAGGAGCTGCCATGGCTTTGAAGGCCAGAGTATTGTTGCAGATTGCCAGTCCGTTGTATTTCGACAGAACTGTAAATACCCTGGATGTAAACCAATATAATGGTGATCAGAAAGCACTTTACACATCTGCCCGCAAAGCTGCTTTGGATGTAATCAACAGCGGTACATATAAGCTTATAGATTGTAATGCTGGTACAGTAGAAGCAACAGCCGAGAAATTCCATAAGATTATTCTTGATGCGAATAATGAAGAGAAAATCTTTACCCGTCAGTTTGCACAAAAGGGATCAACCAACTGGTTGGTACTTCAACATGGTCCGAACGGTTACCACAACTGGTCTGGAGTAACACCAACTCAGGATTTGGTTCAGAACTTCGAAATGGCAGATGGAACATTATTGTCTGGCTTTGATAAAGTAGGTGATACAAAAACAGTAAATCCTTATTTGAACAGAGAACCACGTTTCTATGCAACAATCGGTTTCGATGGTTGTGTATGGGGTCGTATACGTCCTGCAGATGCTTATCCTTTGGACCCAACTCCACTAGGTCAGTTGCAGACAGGTTATTACGAAGTAACTGGTGTTGAAAGTGAAGTGTCAATCAAATTGCCTCCATCCGATACAGAATTGAAATTTAAAGGATTGAACGGTATCGATACCCGTCAGGGACCAATCGAAGACTGGAACGGATCATGGACAGGTTACTACGAACGTAAGTTGGTTGACACCTCTGTTGATGGCCAGAACTATTCTCAGAATGTACCTTGGACCTATTTCCGTCTTGCCGAGATGTATTTGATTGCCGCAGAAGCAAGCGTTGAATTGGATGAACTTGAAGATGCAGTCGATTATCTTGACGCATTACGTGCCCGTATCGGTATGCCGGATACTAAAACAACACTTACACGTCGTGGTAAGGCATTCAATAAGGCAGAAATGCGTGAGTTTGTACGTCACGAACGTTTGGTTGAATTAGCTTTCGAAGATCACCGTTACTTCGACGTACGTCGTTGGATGATTGCACCCGAAATCAATAAACGTCCGCTTACTGGTGTATTGGTATTTGGTCGTCTGAAACCAGGTATGACTCAAGCTAAGCCATACATTCACAATGAAGAAAAGTACAACTACACTTACATTGTAAAGAGTCTTTCTTTCCGCGAAAACCGCGCATGGGACAACAAGATGTATTTCGCTCCTATCAAACAGGCAGAAATCAGACGTAATCCTAGCTTGGTACAAAATCCGGGAATGGAATAA
- the dnaJ gene encoding molecular chaperone DnaJ: protein MAKRDYYEVLGLQKNASADEIKKAYRKKAIQFHPDKNPGNKEAEENFKEAAEAYDILSDPQKRQRYDQYGHAGVGSSAAGGGFGGAGMSMDDIFSQFGDIFGGHFGGFGGFGGFSGGSSRGGRRVNRGSDLRVKVKLNLKEIANGVEKKIKVKKYVSCTKCNGSGAEDEHSKSTCTTCNGSGVVTRIANTILGQMQTQSACPTCGGEGMIITHKCTACNGEGIVRDEEVISINIPAGVAEGMQLSMSGKGNAARRGGINGDLLILVEEEPHPELIRDENDLIYNLLLSFPQAALGGTVEVPTIEGKAKVKIDPGTQPGKVLRLRNKGLPSVNSYGTGDLLVNVSIYIPETLTPSEKEILTGLENAPNFQPKKSVKDKIFSKFRNMFD from the coding sequence ATGGCTAAAAGAGATTATTATGAAGTGCTGGGCCTCCAAAAGAATGCATCAGCCGACGAGATAAAAAAAGCTTACCGGAAGAAAGCAATCCAGTTTCATCCAGATAAGAATCCGGGAAATAAGGAAGCGGAAGAGAATTTTAAAGAAGCTGCAGAGGCTTACGATATTTTGAGTGATCCTCAGAAACGTCAGCGCTATGATCAGTATGGTCATGCAGGCGTTGGTAGTTCTGCTGCTGGTGGTGGCTTTGGCGGAGCGGGAATGTCCATGGACGATATTTTCTCTCAGTTTGGCGACATCTTTGGTGGTCATTTTGGCGGATTTGGTGGTTTCGGAGGATTTAGTGGCGGAAGTTCACGTGGTGGACGCCGCGTGAATCGTGGCTCAGACCTTCGTGTGAAGGTTAAACTTAACCTGAAAGAGATAGCCAATGGTGTTGAAAAGAAGATTAAGGTTAAAAAATACGTTTCCTGTACGAAGTGTAATGGAAGCGGAGCCGAGGATGAACATAGCAAATCTACTTGTACGACTTGTAACGGAAGTGGGGTGGTAACCCGTATTGCTAATACGATTTTGGGACAGATGCAAACTCAGTCTGCATGCCCTACATGTGGCGGTGAAGGTATGATTATTACTCATAAGTGTACTGCATGTAATGGTGAAGGAATTGTACGTGATGAAGAGGTAATCTCTATAAATATTCCGGCAGGAGTGGCAGAAGGTATGCAGTTATCAATGAGCGGCAAAGGGAATGCAGCCCGTCGCGGAGGCATAAACGGTGATTTGCTTATTCTGGTTGAAGAAGAACCTCATCCAGAATTAATTCGTGACGAAAACGATTTGATTTACAATTTGCTGCTTAGTTTTCCCCAGGCTGCTTTAGGAGGTACTGTTGAAGTACCCACAATTGAAGGAAAAGCAAAAGTGAAAATCGATCCGGGTACACAACCTGGCAAGGTTCTCAGACTACGGAACAAGGGACTTCCTTCTGTAAACAGTTATGGAACGGGCGATCTGCTGGTTAATGTAAGCATCTATATTCCGGAAACTCTCACCCCTTCCGAGAAGGAAATTCTTACAGGATTAGAAAATGCCCCTAATTTTCAGCCTAAAAAATCAGTAAAAGATAAGATATTCAGCAAATTTAGAAATATGTTTGATTGA
- a CDS encoding TonB-dependent receptor, protein MKHLLFQKKRHGLPGCILCMLFMFLISTATAFAQNITVKGKVVDTNGEALIGVNVSVKGTTIGTISDLDGNYTLQVPNTKSVIAFSFIGFQSAEVPVNNQTTINQTLKEDTQNLDEVVVVGYGVQKKVTVTGSVASVSGEMLKASPTTNLTNGMIGRMPGVIGFSRADEPGGGGTTIRIRGTNTLGSKDPLIVIDGVPSRTGGLNRLNPNEIESMSVLKDAAAAIYGSRAANGVILITTKRGKEGKPTVSFSGNYGFSNPIRLPEMADAFEYATMMNEISPNAKPYSDEDLQLFKDGTDPWGHPNTDWYDAAIKSSSPMYRSDVGVNGGSDKFKYYLNLAANGEDGIYKNSANRYDQYSMRANLDAKVSNYVDISFGTLARMEYRQYPTKSAGSIFSALRRSKPTLPAFWPSGEAGPDIEYGDNPVVTGTDATGYDRQKDYYIQNTLKVNVDIPWVQGLRLTGSASYDKYFKMGKKFDKPYYLYSWDGGDDHVVVPGKRGYATPQLTQEHTDQTAWLLSALADYNRTFGDHTVGVTVGMEAEEKQQDFLRAFRKYFLSDKIDEMNAGGMTDLTNNGSSWKERRKNYFGRVSYNYLERYLLEFVWRVDGSYRFPKDKRYGFFPGVSAAWRVSEEEFWKENMNFVEYFKLRGSVSQTGNDALLDADGNYDQSVQYLNTFGFTDSYIFGTTENTRLYPTRTPNPNITWERGTTYNLGFDFKFLNSKLTWESDLFYHKRTHMLISRNASLPEISGITLPRENLGEMENKGFETMIGYSDKVGDFEYDLSVNGTYAINKILFWDETPGIPEYKKSTDRPVGSALYYVADGVFNDQAEIDGYPHWSGAVPGDIKFKDINNDGKINADDQMRRDKNAEPRFVGGFNVNLRYKNWDMMALFQGALGAETYIQTWSGTVGNYLKDFYDKRWTAENPTVEHPRAYERENQYWISNRSTYFIRSCDYVRLKNLEVGYNFTVPALKTAGISALRMYVNASNIFTIDKLKVADPEADSKDITSYPQRRVVNFGVSLTF, encoded by the coding sequence ATGAAACATCTTCTATTCCAGAAAAAAAGACATGGCTTGCCAGGGTGCATCCTATGTATGTTGTTTATGTTTCTGATAAGTACAGCCACTGCCTTTGCACAGAATATTACTGTGAAAGGTAAGGTTGTAGATACCAATGGCGAGGCTTTGATCGGTGTAAACGTTTCGGTTAAAGGAACCACAATCGGAACAATATCAGATCTTGATGGTAACTACACGTTACAGGTGCCAAATACTAAATCTGTTATCGCGTTTTCATTTATTGGTTTTCAATCGGCAGAAGTTCCGGTTAATAACCAGACAACAATCAATCAAACGTTAAAAGAAGATACTCAAAATCTTGATGAAGTTGTGGTTGTAGGTTATGGTGTACAGAAAAAAGTAACTGTAACCGGTTCGGTAGCCAGCGTAAGTGGAGAAATGCTTAAAGCCTCTCCAACTACAAACCTTACAAACGGTATGATCGGACGTATGCCTGGTGTTATCGGATTTAGCCGTGCTGACGAACCCGGTGGTGGTGGTACTACTATTCGTATTCGCGGTACAAACACTCTTGGAAGCAAGGATCCACTTATCGTAATCGATGGAGTGCCAAGCCGTACAGGTGGATTAAACCGTTTGAATCCTAACGAAATTGAAAGTATGTCTGTTCTTAAGGATGCCGCAGCAGCTATTTACGGATCTCGTGCTGCCAATGGTGTAATCCTTATTACCACAAAACGTGGTAAAGAAGGCAAGCCTACTGTATCATTCTCTGGAAACTATGGTTTCTCTAATCCTATTCGTCTGCCGGAAATGGCCGATGCGTTCGAATATGCAACCATGATGAATGAAATCAGCCCGAATGCTAAACCATATTCAGATGAAGATTTGCAATTGTTTAAGGATGGAACTGATCCTTGGGGTCACCCAAATACCGATTGGTATGATGCAGCCATCAAGTCTTCTTCTCCTATGTACAGATCGGATGTTGGTGTAAACGGAGGATCAGACAAATTTAAATATTATCTTAACCTGGCAGCTAATGGTGAAGATGGTATTTATAAAAACAGTGCTAACCGTTACGACCAATACAGTATGCGTGCTAACCTGGATGCTAAAGTAAGCAACTATGTGGATATCAGCTTTGGAACATTAGCTCGTATGGAATACCGTCAGTATCCTACTAAGAGTGCTGGTTCTATTTTCTCTGCATTACGCAGAAGTAAACCAACCTTGCCGGCTTTCTGGCCATCGGGTGAAGCTGGTCCGGATATCGAGTATGGTGATAACCCCGTTGTAACAGGAACTGATGCCACTGGTTACGACCGTCAGAAAGACTATTATATTCAGAACACACTTAAAGTTAACGTTGATATTCCTTGGGTACAAGGTTTACGTTTAACAGGTAGCGCTTCATACGACAAGTATTTCAAGATGGGTAAGAAATTTGATAAACCTTACTATTTGTATTCTTGGGACGGAGGAGACGATCATGTGGTAGTTCCGGGTAAACGTGGTTATGCAACACCTCAGTTAACACAAGAACATACAGATCAGACTGCTTGGTTATTAAGTGCATTGGCAGATTATAACCGTACATTCGGAGATCATACTGTAGGTGTAACTGTAGGTATGGAAGCCGAAGAAAAACAACAGGATTTCCTGCGTGCTTTCCGTAAATACTTCCTTTCAGACAAGATTGATGAAATGAATGCCGGTGGTATGACTGACTTGACAAATAACGGTAGCTCATGGAAAGAACGTCGTAAGAATTACTTTGGACGTGTTTCGTACAACTATTTGGAAAGATATCTTCTTGAGTTCGTTTGGCGTGTGGATGGATCTTACAGATTCCCGAAAGATAAACGTTACGGTTTCTTCCCTGGAGTATCTGCTGCATGGCGTGTTTCTGAAGAAGAATTCTGGAAAGAAAACATGAACTTTGTTGAATATTTCAAATTACGTGGTTCTGTATCTCAGACCGGTAACGACGCATTGCTGGATGCAGACGGAAACTACGATCAGAGTGTTCAATACTTGAATACCTTTGGATTCACAGATAGCTATATCTTTGGAACCACAGAAAATACAAGACTTTACCCAACACGTACTCCTAACCCCAACATTACGTGGGAAAGAGGTACAACTTACAACTTAGGTTTCGACTTTAAGTTCCTGAATAGTAAATTAACATGGGAATCAGACTTGTTCTATCACAAACGTACCCACATGTTGATCAGCCGTAATGCATCTCTTCCAGAAATTTCAGGTATCACATTACCTCGTGAAAACCTGGGTGAAATGGAAAACAAAGGTTTCGAAACAATGATAGGCTATAGCGACAAAGTAGGCGATTTTGAATACGACCTTTCTGTTAATGGAACTTATGCTATCAACAAAATTTTATTCTGGGACGAAACTCCGGGTATTCCCGAATATAAGAAGTCTACAGATCGTCCGGTAGGATCAGCTCTTTATTATGTTGCCGACGGTGTATTTAATGATCAGGCAGAAATAGACGGTTACCCACATTGGTCGGGTGCTGTTCCTGGTGATATTAAATTCAAGGATATCAACAACGATGGTAAGATCAATGCAGACGACCAGATGAGACGCGATAAAAACGCTGAACCACGCTTTGTAGGTGGTTTCAATGTAAATCTACGTTACAAAAACTGGGATATGATGGCCCTTTTCCAGGGAGCTCTTGGTGCTGAAACCTATATCCAGACATGGTCTGGTACAGTAGGTAACTACCTGAAAGACTTCTACGACAAACGTTGGACAGCAGAAAATCCTACTGTAGAACATCCACGTGCTTACGAACGTGAAAACCAATATTGGATTTCAAACCGCAGCACTTATTTCATCCGTTCTTGCGACTATGTTCGTTTGAAGAACCTTGAAGTTGGATATAATTTCACAGTTCCTGCTTTGAAAACTGCCGGTATCTCAGCGCTTCGTATGTATGTAAACGCTAGCAATATCTTTACAATTGACAAGCTGAAAGTGGCAGATCCTGAAGCAGACAGCAAGGATATTACTTCTTATCCGCAAAGACGCGTTGTGAACTTTGGAGTTTCATTAACATTCTAA